The region ACAAGTACGGCATCAAGATCAAGGTTCAGCGGTTCGACTATGCCGCCTCGCTGGACTCGTTTGTAGCCAAGAATATCGATGCCTGCACCATGACGAACATGGAGGCGCTGGATATGCCGGCGGCCAGCGGAGTGGACTCCACCGTGATCATTACCGGGGATTACTCGAACGGCAACGATGCGGTGCTGACTCGCAATGGGTTGACCTTCGATAAGCTCGCCGGGCACCGCGTCATGCTGGTGCAGAAGACAGTCTCCGAGTACCTGCTGGAGCGCGGCATGGTGATGAGCGGGCAGCAGGCCAAGCTTGGAAGCCTGAAGCTGTTGAACACGTCTGACTCCGACATTGCTCCGGCGTTTTTGAACAACGCCTCCAACGAAGCAGTCGTCACGTGGAAGCCGCTGGTGTCGCAGATCCTGGTGGACAAGGGCGTTCATTCGATCTTCGATTCGTCACAGATTCCGGGCGAGATTCTTGACCTGCTGGTGGTTCGGACCGAGGTGCTGAAGCGGCCGGATGGGTCCGGCGAGAAGTTTGCCAAGGCCATGAACGGCGCGTGGTACGAGACGATGCAGCGCTTGACCGGCAACGGCGCACCGCAGGCCGAGGCGCTGAAGGTGAGCGCGGCTGCTTCGGGTGATTCAGTTGACTCCTATAAGAGCCAGTTGAAGACGACTGCGCTGTTCAGCACGCCCAAGGCCGCGGCCGACTTCACGACCAGCCCGACCTTGAAACAGAAGATGGACCTGGTGCGGCAGTTCTGCTTTGCACATGGGTTGCTGGGTAAGAGCACGAAGTCTGTTGACGATGTGGCGATTGCGTATCCGGACGGTTCCGTTCAGGGCAAGAAG is a window of Granulicella tundricola MP5ACTX9 DNA encoding:
- a CDS encoding putative urea ABC transporter substrate-binding protein produces the protein MAQILTRAVLKSGTIERGSLPQIRRCCKMSLIAAAVLVGLLQTSAAPKALAEPATFTVGWSVYAGWNPYFYMQKSGILKKWADKYGIKIKVQRFDYAASLDSFVAKNIDACTMTNMEALDMPAASGVDSTVIITGDYSNGNDAVLTRNGLTFDKLAGHRVMLVQKTVSEYLLERGMVMSGQQAKLGSLKLLNTSDSDIAPAFLNNASNEAVVTWKPLVSQILVDKGVHSIFDSSQIPGEILDLLVVRTEVLKRPDGSGEKFAKAMNGAWYETMQRLTGNGAPQAEALKVSAAASGDSVDSYKSQLKTTALFSTPKAAADFTTSPTLKQKMDLVRQFCFAHGLLGKSTKSVDDVAIAYPDGSVQGKKDRVKLRFDAGYMQAAQQGKL